One Streptomyces hundungensis DNA segment encodes these proteins:
- a CDS encoding radical SAM protein, protein MSVDASPQRGEVGAAGREPMPPYLQLVVKVSKFCNLRCRYCYEFPSLGDRAAMTVEQVRNMIRHVGEWLADQPGRTADFVWHGGEPLLMPPDFYREVKRAQEEFLEPASIPYGNSVQTNLYRLTDDDLALMRDVFDDVGVSVDLVGGQRVNVAGRQAQPRVLAHMQRLMDEGLNFGCITVLSRSTAPHVAEIHRFFEDMNLGFRMLPIYRTGYPGQQAEHELSAQEIVEAFKTLTDRWLVSDSFINVEPIEGYAAQVVHALSGADNRRYYDKELSETILVIDTDGSVYSNGDAYDPALCHGNIFTDSLSSTRRSASFAEALRQSRQRVTDTCTGCRFHGSCSGFFAAESTPEQRWRDPATGLSVCGVVLPVQEYIEERLTALGLVDGVTRRLDRALLERRALD, encoded by the coding sequence ATGAGTGTCGACGCCTCCCCGCAGCGGGGGGAGGTGGGGGCGGCGGGGCGTGAGCCGATGCCGCCCTACCTCCAACTGGTCGTCAAGGTCTCGAAGTTCTGCAATCTGCGCTGTCGCTACTGCTACGAGTTCCCGTCCCTCGGCGACCGGGCCGCGATGACGGTGGAACAGGTCAGGAACATGATCCGGCACGTGGGCGAGTGGCTCGCGGACCAGCCGGGCAGAACCGCGGACTTCGTGTGGCACGGCGGCGAGCCCCTGCTCATGCCGCCCGACTTCTACCGCGAGGTCAAACGGGCCCAGGAGGAGTTCCTGGAGCCCGCCTCCATTCCGTACGGCAACTCCGTCCAGACCAACCTCTACCGGCTGACCGACGACGACCTCGCCCTGATGAGGGACGTCTTCGACGACGTGGGTGTCTCGGTGGACCTCGTGGGCGGCCAGCGGGTGAACGTCGCCGGCCGTCAGGCGCAGCCGCGGGTCCTCGCCCATATGCAGCGCCTCATGGACGAGGGCCTGAACTTCGGGTGCATCACCGTGCTCTCCCGCTCCACGGCGCCCCATGTCGCGGAGATCCACCGCTTCTTCGAGGACATGAACCTGGGCTTTCGGATGCTGCCGATCTACCGGACGGGCTATCCGGGGCAGCAGGCCGAGCACGAACTCTCGGCGCAGGAGATCGTCGAGGCGTTCAAGACGCTCACCGACCGGTGGCTGGTCTCGGACAGCTTCATCAACGTCGAGCCCATCGAAGGCTATGCGGCCCAGGTCGTCCACGCCCTGTCGGGCGCGGACAACCGTCGCTACTACGACAAGGAGCTCTCGGAGACCATCCTCGTCATCGACACGGACGGTTCGGTGTACTCCAACGGCGACGCCTACGACCCGGCGCTGTGCCACGGCAACATCTTCACCGACTCGCTCTCCTCGACGCGCCGCTCCGCCTCGTTCGCCGAGGCACTGCGCCAGTCGCGGCAGCGGGTCACGGACACCTGCACCGGCTGCCGCTTCCACGGCTCCTGTTCGGGCTTCTTCGCCGCGGAGTCCACGCCGGAACAGCGGTGGCGGGACCCCGCGACCGGCCTGTCCGTGTGCGGGGTGGTGCTGCCCGTTCAGGAGTACATCGAGGAGCGGCTCACGGCGCTCGGGCTCGTGGACGGCGTGACCCGCCGGCTCGACCGCGCCCTGCTGGAACGGCGGGCGCTGGACTGA
- a CDS encoding LuxR C-terminal-related transcriptional regulator, producing the protein MPDLRGSVTEAEEFRRQLLAAAARATTVAELATELSRLLHPFLPHDGHTLAGLDPLTGVGCLHHDLRPSKGPGSELPIALTLRGRVWGGLVLLRGGDGTPFSEAEARCAERLAGPLSAALRQYVAGKPLRPGRRGLFPGVIVIGPDDTIKGMTSTARTWLHEFLPETPPAKDDELPHLLWGITYFTRRTHTTALSRIPTGGGWVAVHAQLLDGKEEGDIVITFQSAPASQLLPAIFVWYGFTPREQAIVECLLGGLATKRIARLLGMSPHTVSGHLRSVYRKTGTGGREELIAGLRQ; encoded by the coding sequence ATGCCTGACCTCCGTGGGAGCGTCACCGAGGCGGAAGAGTTCCGGCGCCAACTGCTGGCCGCCGCGGCCCGGGCCACCACCGTGGCCGAGCTCGCCACCGAGCTGTCCCGGCTGCTCCACCCTTTCCTGCCGCACGACGGCCACACGCTGGCCGGCCTCGATCCGCTCACCGGCGTCGGCTGCCTCCACCACGACCTGCGGCCCTCGAAGGGGCCCGGAAGCGAGCTGCCCATCGCGCTGACCCTGCGCGGGAGGGTGTGGGGCGGCCTGGTCCTGCTGCGGGGAGGCGACGGCACCCCGTTCTCGGAGGCGGAGGCCCGGTGCGCCGAGCGGCTCGCGGGCCCGCTCTCGGCCGCCCTGCGGCAGTACGTGGCCGGCAAACCGCTGCGCCCGGGCCGGCGCGGACTGTTCCCCGGCGTGATCGTCATCGGCCCCGACGACACGATCAAGGGCATGACGTCGACGGCACGCACCTGGCTGCACGAGTTCCTCCCCGAGACCCCGCCTGCCAAGGACGACGAACTGCCCCATCTGCTCTGGGGCATCACCTACTTCACCCGGCGCACCCACACCACCGCGCTCAGCAGGATCCCGACCGGCGGGGGGTGGGTCGCGGTGCACGCGCAGTTGCTCGACGGGAAGGAGGAGGGGGACATCGTCATCACCTTCCAGTCCGCCCCCGCCTCGCAACTCCTTCCGGCGATCTTCGTCTGGTACGGGTTCACACCGCGCGAGCAAGCCATCGTCGAGTGCCTCCTGGGGGGCCTCGCGACCAAACGCATCGCCCGGCTCCTCGGCATGTCCCCGCACACGGTCTCCGGCCATCTGCGCTCGGTCTACCGCAAGACGGGCACGGGCGGCCGCGAGGAGCTCATCGCCGGATTGCGGCAGTAA
- a CDS encoding YihY/virulence factor BrkB family protein, with protein MQPANETPERTSGRLHRARVLYRNVSKRKLGWLLLKDTVNSCVEYRILGLAAEAAFFTLLSLPPLLLSVIALLGYVDGWTSTHTVASIEQNILNAAGTVLSDRGVHEFAQPLLDDVTQGKRPEIVSIGFAIALWSGSRAVNVFIDTITVMYGLDGQRGIVKTRLLSLVLYIVALLIGAVVLPLAVVGPDRVVELIPWGTDVISFLYWPTMILLSIAFLTTLFHVSVPVRSPWIEDVPGALVALAMWVLGSFLLRIYLTSTVEGPTIYGSLAAPIAVLLWIGISAFAVLVGAAVNAAIDRVWPSVATAAARAAGERARAAQAAQIVARAHVQPMLFGEEDEEDEEDGEDGNDPGMPSEFPERWSKFLPPEDVKSRLHTVKKHEDKPQDPSARDPHKGPRDHD; from the coding sequence GTGCAGCCAGCAAATGAAACACCCGAGCGGACATCCGGCCGCCTTCATCGGGCCCGTGTGCTCTACCGCAACGTCTCCAAGCGGAAATTGGGCTGGCTGCTCCTCAAGGACACCGTCAACTCCTGTGTCGAGTACCGCATCCTGGGCCTGGCCGCCGAGGCCGCGTTCTTCACGCTGCTCTCGCTGCCGCCGCTGCTGCTCAGCGTCATCGCGCTGCTCGGCTACGTGGACGGCTGGACCAGCACCCACACCGTCGCCAGCATCGAGCAGAACATTTTGAACGCGGCCGGAACCGTGCTCTCCGACCGCGGTGTGCACGAGTTCGCCCAGCCGCTGCTCGACGACGTGACCCAGGGCAAGCGCCCGGAGATCGTCTCCATCGGCTTCGCCATCGCGCTGTGGTCGGGCTCGCGCGCCGTCAACGTCTTCATCGACACCATCACCGTGATGTACGGGCTCGACGGCCAGCGCGGCATCGTCAAGACCCGGCTGCTCTCGCTGGTCCTGTACATCGTCGCGCTGCTCATCGGCGCGGTCGTGCTGCCGCTCGCGGTGGTGGGCCCGGACCGGGTGGTGGAGCTGATCCCGTGGGGCACGGACGTGATCAGCTTCCTGTACTGGCCCACGATGATCCTGCTCTCCATCGCCTTCCTCACCACCCTCTTCCACGTCTCGGTGCCGGTCCGCTCGCCGTGGATCGAGGACGTGCCGGGCGCGCTCGTGGCCCTCGCGATGTGGGTGCTCGGCTCGTTCCTGCTGCGCATCTACCTGACCAGCACGGTCGAGGGCCCCACCATCTACGGCTCGCTGGCCGCGCCCATCGCGGTGCTCCTGTGGATCGGCATCTCGGCGTTCGCGGTGCTGGTGGGCGCGGCCGTCAACGCGGCCATCGACCGGGTCTGGCCCTCGGTCGCGACGGCCGCCGCCCGCGCGGCCGGCGAGCGGGCGCGGGCCGCGCAGGCCGCCCAGATCGTCGCCCGCGCCCATGTCCAGCCGATGCTCTTCGGCGAGGAGGACGAGGAGGATGAGGAGGACGGCGAGGACGGCAACGACCCGGGGATGCCCTCCGAGTTCCCCGAGCGGTGGTCGAAGTTCCTGCCGCCCGAGGACGTGAAGTCCCGTCTGCACACCGTGAAGAAGCACGAGGACAAGCCGCAGGACCCCTCCGCGCGCGACCCCCACAAGGGCCCGCGCGACCACGACTGA
- a CDS encoding acyl-CoA dehydrogenase family protein, translating into MAATTHTVTNQAPPLVGYDVFTADRVLGEAVERHTAPELVDEVTEELATLGRSAGSAQAQEWGVLANENPPKLRTHDRYGNRIDEVEFHPSWHRLLGKAVTSGLTDAWGRPAGHVRRAAGFLVWTQAEGGHGCPVSMTHAAVPALRTDPALAAEWEPRLTSHVYEEGLRPAAEKAGVIFGMGMTEKQGGSDVRANTTVATPLAADGEYVLTGHKWFCSAPMSDGFLVLAQASPSKKDSLTCFLVPRVLADGTRNAFAIQRLKDKLGNKSNASSEVEFDGTWARRVGEEGRGVRTIIEMVAATRLDCVIGSAAIMRQAVTQAVHHASYRRAFGGLLVEKPLMRNVLADLALESEAATTLALRLAAAYDADTEEERAFLRLAVPAAKYWVTKRCTPVAGEALECLGGNGYVEESGMPRLLREAPLNSIWEGSGNVQALDVLRALQREPQAINAFLQEVGKARGADHRLDAAIKNLLTELADLDGIEGRARRLVERMALVLQGSLLVRWAPAEVADAFCASRLGGDWGAAFGTLPHSLDLASVVERARAEV; encoded by the coding sequence ATGGCAGCCACCACCCACACAGTGACCAACCAGGCTCCGCCCCTGGTGGGGTACGACGTCTTCACCGCCGACCGGGTCCTCGGCGAGGCCGTCGAGCGGCACACCGCGCCGGAGCTCGTCGACGAGGTGACCGAGGAGCTAGCGACCCTCGGACGTTCGGCGGGATCGGCCCAGGCCCAGGAGTGGGGTGTGCTGGCGAACGAGAACCCGCCGAAGCTGCGCACCCACGACCGGTACGGGAACCGGATCGACGAGGTCGAGTTCCATCCGAGCTGGCACCGTCTGCTCGGCAAGGCCGTGACCTCCGGGCTCACCGACGCCTGGGGGCGGCCCGCCGGGCATGTGCGCCGGGCCGCCGGGTTCCTGGTGTGGACGCAGGCGGAGGGCGGGCACGGCTGTCCGGTCTCCATGACGCACGCGGCGGTGCCCGCGCTGCGCACCGACCCGGCGCTGGCCGCCGAGTGGGAGCCGCGGCTCACCTCACACGTATACGAGGAGGGGCTGCGGCCCGCCGCGGAGAAGGCCGGAGTCATCTTCGGCATGGGCATGACGGAGAAGCAGGGCGGCAGCGACGTACGGGCCAACACCACCGTGGCGACCCCGCTCGCCGCCGACGGCGAGTACGTGCTGACCGGGCACAAGTGGTTCTGCTCGGCGCCGATGAGCGACGGGTTCCTGGTCCTCGCGCAGGCATCCCCCTCCAAGAAGGACAGCCTCACGTGTTTCCTGGTGCCGCGCGTCCTCGCCGACGGCACCCGCAACGCGTTCGCGATCCAGCGGCTCAAGGACAAGCTGGGCAACAAGTCGAACGCCTCCAGCGAGGTCGAGTTCGACGGGACGTGGGCGCGCCGGGTCGGCGAGGAGGGGCGCGGGGTGCGCACCATCATCGAGATGGTGGCGGCGACCCGGCTCGACTGTGTGATCGGCTCGGCGGCGATCATGCGGCAGGCGGTGACGCAGGCGGTCCACCACGCCTCGTACCGACGTGCGTTCGGCGGGTTGCTCGTGGAGAAGCCGCTGATGCGCAACGTCCTGGCCGATCTGGCCCTGGAGTCGGAGGCGGCCACCACGCTCGCGCTGCGGCTCGCGGCCGCCTATGACGCCGACACCGAGGAGGAGCGGGCGTTCCTGCGGCTCGCGGTGCCGGCCGCCAAGTACTGGGTCACCAAGCGGTGTACGCCGGTGGCGGGCGAGGCGCTCGAATGTCTCGGGGGCAACGGGTACGTCGAGGAGTCGGGGATGCCCCGGCTGCTGCGGGAGGCCCCGCTGAACTCGATCTGGGAGGGTTCGGGCAATGTCCAGGCCCTGGACGTGCTGCGGGCGCTCCAGCGCGAGCCGCAGGCGATCAACGCCTTCCTCCAGGAGGTCGGCAAGGCCCGCGGCGCGGACCACCGGCTCGACGCGGCGATCAAGAACCTGCTGACCGAACTCGCCGATCTGGACGGCATCGAGGGCCGGGCCCGTCGCCTGGTGGAGCGCATGGCGCTGGTGCTCCAGGGTTCCCTGCTGGTGCGCTGGGCGCCGGCGGAGGTCGCGGACG